In the genome of Fulvivirga maritima, one region contains:
- a CDS encoding SatD family protein — translation MQKEKYYIVMADIIDSSDKAGGSLMHHFKEMVNSVNERLSEKIISPFTITLGDEFQGIVNSLQTAVEVIFLMDEILLEAEEAYKLRFVINFGVIDTPINKEQAYEMLGEGLTVARRSLGELKSAESDILVAGLDQPLEENLNMAFQLYRMIYDDWGTKDRPIARSFLKEPDYKKVAEIYSKDISTMWRRQKSLKIDEFNIARKLILNLSS, via the coding sequence ATGCAAAAAGAGAAGTATTATATCGTCATGGCAGACATTATTGATAGCTCCGATAAAGCCGGAGGATCATTAATGCACCACTTTAAGGAGATGGTGAATTCTGTAAATGAAAGGCTCAGTGAAAAGATTATTTCTCCGTTTACCATTACTTTAGGAGATGAGTTTCAGGGAATAGTTAACTCCCTGCAAACAGCGGTGGAAGTAATCTTTCTTATGGATGAGATATTGCTGGAGGCAGAAGAAGCCTATAAACTGAGGTTTGTAATTAACTTTGGTGTTATAGATACACCCATAAATAAAGAGCAGGCTTATGAAATGTTGGGAGAGGGGCTTACAGTGGCTCGTCGTTCTTTGGGTGAGTTAAAATCAGCGGAAAGTGATATTTTAGTAGCCGGTCTTGATCAGCCGTTAGAGGAGAATTTGAATATGGCTTTTCAGCTATACAGAATGATTTATGACGACTGGGGCACCAAAGACAGGCCCATAGCCAGAAGCTTTTTGAAGGAGCCGGACTACAAGAAGGTGGCAGAGATCTATAGTAAAGATATTTCTACCATGTGGAGACGGCAAAAGAGTCTTAAAATTGATGAATTTAATATAGCACGGAAACTTATTCTTAATCTTAGCTCATGA